Proteins encoded within one genomic window of Spirochaeta isovalerica:
- a CDS encoding dihydroorotate dehydrogenase-like protein, giving the protein MADLTTSYLGLKLKNPFILSSSGLTSTIESLKKAEEAGASAVVLKSLFEEDMTAEVRKMGQNFDDMLHPEAYAYLQETGMLYSADKYFDLIKQAKKELSIPVIASLNCYSSEWWTDYAETVEKTGADALELNIGLMAHNFRQDPDELEDKYVEIFKHVRSKIKIPISVKIGQNFTSIPNMVYRLHNAGADAVVMFNRFYNPDIDIDTMKMKTGPRFSTEAEFPPLLRWTAIIASQFDKLEISATTGIHSWQNAVKILMAGADTVQLCSVLYRKGINYLSTLIKEVEEWMDTQEYETLSEFQGSMESDSDAKEEVYERLQYLKSIREEI; this is encoded by the coding sequence ATGGCTGATCTGACTACAAGTTATCTGGGATTAAAACTCAAAAATCCCTTCATTTTGTCCAGTTCCGGACTGACCTCAACAATAGAGAGTCTGAAAAAAGCTGAAGAAGCGGGAGCATCCGCCGTAGTTCTGAAATCTCTCTTCGAAGAGGACATGACAGCGGAAGTTAGAAAAATGGGACAGAATTTTGATGATATGCTGCATCCTGAAGCTTATGCCTATCTGCAGGAAACGGGAATGCTGTATAGCGCCGATAAATATTTTGATCTTATAAAACAGGCAAAAAAAGAACTTTCCATACCTGTAATTGCAAGTTTGAATTGTTATTCATCCGAATGGTGGACGGATTACGCTGAAACTGTTGAGAAAACCGGAGCTGATGCTCTTGAATTGAACATAGGTCTTATGGCACATAATTTCCGCCAGGATCCCGATGAACTTGAAGATAAATATGTCGAAATTTTCAAGCACGTACGCTCAAAAATCAAGATACCCATATCTGTAAAAATCGGACAGAACTTCACATCAATCCCGAATATGGTTTACAGGCTTCATAATGCCGGAGCAGATGCGGTCGTTATGTTTAACAGATTCTATAATCCTGATATAGATATCGACACAATGAAAATGAAAACAGGGCCTCGCTTTTCTACCGAGGCGGAATTCCCTCCTCTGCTGCGTTGGACGGCGATAATCGCTTCTCAGTTCGATAAACTGGAAATTTCAGCGACTACGGGAATTCACAGCTGGCAGAATGCTGTAAAAATTCTCATGGCCGGCGCGGATACGGTTCAGCTTTGTTCTGTACTATACAGGAAAGGCATAAACTACCTGTCCACATTGATAAAAGAAGTTGAAGAATGGATGGATACTCAGGAATATGAAACTCTCTCTGAATTTCAGGGCTCGATGGAGTCCGATTCAGATGCGAAGGAAGAAGTTTACGAAAGACTTCAGTATCTGAAATCCATCAGGGAAGAAATCTGA